From one Oscillatoria sp. FACHB-1407 genomic stretch:
- a CDS encoding ABC transporter permease — MTAVNPQLFQRTARQLGLPLLAIATAMFITVPIIGAALDWDWAAIATTYRGLLDGALLKQYAFANTLVAAIPLMFTGLALALGFRTGVFNIGAAGQFLLGATFAVWVGYAIPLPPLLHPIAALLAGAIGGGLWGAIPGFLKARFGSHEVINTIMLNYLAFFLQDWLVKNPMKDPSPTVVRTPEVLATAVLPRFYDRLHVGLFLALLAAIFVWWLLSKTTLGFELRTVGSNPEAARYAGMKLGRLTVLSLALSGALAGLGGAVQILGVDRAMQVLYSSDYGFDAIPVALLGQNQPLGVVLSAILFGALRNGSDLMQLRSGGAVSKEVIFIVQAVILLFVAAPAIVRWLYRLRLPQSEIEKEGSLTRGWG, encoded by the coding sequence ATGACGGCTGTAAATCCACAACTCTTTCAACGAACGGCTCGGCAACTCGGACTGCCGTTACTGGCGATCGCCACGGCTATGTTCATTACCGTTCCGATTATTGGGGCGGCTCTCGATTGGGACTGGGCTGCGATCGCGACAACCTACCGGGGTTTGCTCGATGGGGCATTGCTCAAACAATATGCCTTTGCTAACACTCTCGTAGCTGCGATCCCGCTGATGTTCACCGGACTGGCACTGGCGTTGGGATTCCGTACCGGGGTCTTTAATATTGGTGCCGCAGGGCAGTTCCTTTTGGGAGCGACCTTTGCGGTGTGGGTCGGATACGCTATTCCCCTTCCCCCGTTGCTTCACCCAATTGCGGCATTATTGGCAGGGGCGATTGGAGGTGGTTTGTGGGGTGCAATCCCTGGCTTTCTCAAGGCTCGATTTGGCTCTCATGAAGTGATCAATACCATCATGCTGAATTACCTCGCGTTTTTTCTGCAAGATTGGCTGGTCAAAAATCCCATGAAAGACCCCTCGCCAACGGTGGTTCGCACTCCAGAGGTGTTGGCAACAGCGGTATTACCTCGATTTTACGATCGCCTGCATGTTGGATTATTTCTTGCCCTATTGGCTGCCATCTTTGTCTGGTGGCTCCTGAGTAAAACGACCTTGGGGTTTGAACTCCGCACGGTTGGTAGTAACCCTGAAGCCGCCCGCTATGCCGGAATGAAATTAGGACGCCTCACCGTTCTCAGTCTGGCACTTTCAGGTGCATTAGCAGGTCTGGGGGGTGCCGTTCAGATCTTGGGAGTCGATCGTGCTATGCAGGTTCTTTACTCCAGCGATTACGGCTTCGACGCGATCCCGGTTGCTCTGCTGGGTCAAAATCAACCGTTAGGCGTAGTCCTCTCAGCCATTCTGTTTGGTGCCCTGCGAAATGGCAGTGACTTGATGCAACTGCGATCGGGGGGTGCTGTTTCTAAAGAAGTAATCTTTATCGTTCAGGCTGTTATTCTTCTGTTTGTTGCGGCTCCAGCGATCGTGCGCTGGCTCTATCGACTGCGATTGCCCCAGAGCGAGATCGAAAAAGAAGGCTCTCTTACCCGTGGATGGGGCTAA
- a CDS encoding glutathione S-transferase family protein, with the protein MALGQLVNGQWTTAWTEHNEKGQFQRMPTQFRSWVTADGSSGFKAEAGRYHLYISLGCPWAHRTALLWKLKGLEHVIGLSIVDPVISEQGWAFSDNPGCIRDEINHADYLWQLYVKANPTYTGRVTVPVLWDKHTNTIVNNESRQIITMFNSEFNGDAAHASVDYYPKSLQQQIDQAIDAIYQPINNGVYRSGFAKSQAAYEEAVTELFQAMDYWEGVLDQQRYLCGDQITLADWCLFTTLFRFDLAYYGLFKCNIKRLVDYPNLWNYFRDLYQQLGVKEICDVSHVKQLYYAGVSELNPNRIVPVGPGINFDAPHDRELRFPGSLVTAHSLVS; encoded by the coding sequence ATGGCACTGGGTCAACTCGTGAATGGTCAATGGACGACTGCTTGGACAGAACACAACGAAAAAGGGCAATTTCAACGGATGCCCACTCAATTTCGCAGTTGGGTAACGGCTGACGGTTCAAGCGGCTTTAAGGCAGAAGCCGGACGTTATCACCTCTACATATCGCTGGGTTGCCCCTGGGCACATCGGACAGCTCTATTGTGGAAGCTTAAAGGATTAGAGCATGTTATCGGGCTATCAATCGTTGATCCCGTGATTTCAGAACAGGGTTGGGCGTTTTCTGACAATCCGGGTTGCATTCGTGATGAGATTAACCACGCTGATTATCTTTGGCAACTTTACGTTAAAGCTAACCCAACCTATACAGGACGGGTCACTGTTCCAGTTTTGTGGGACAAACACACCAACACGATTGTGAATAATGAGTCTCGACAAATCATCACCATGTTTAACTCGGAGTTTAATGGGGATGCGGCTCATGCCAGTGTTGATTACTATCCCAAATCACTACAGCAGCAAATTGATCAGGCGATCGATGCTATCTATCAACCCATTAACAATGGCGTGTATCGGTCTGGTTTTGCAAAATCTCAAGCTGCTTATGAAGAAGCGGTAACAGAGCTATTCCAGGCAATGGATTATTGGGAGGGTGTGCTAGATCAGCAACGCTATCTATGCGGGGATCAAATCACGCTTGCAGATTGGTGTTTGTTTACCACCTTGTTTCGGTTTGATTTGGCGTACTACGGACTGTTTAAGTGCAATATAAAGCGATTGGTTGATTATCCCAACTTGTGGAACTACTTTCGGGATCTCTACCAACAACTGGGTGTAAAGGAGATATGTGATGTCTCACACGTCAAGCAGTTGTATTATGCGGGAGTATCGGAGCTAAACCCAAACAGAATTGTTCCAGTTGGTCCGGGGATCAACTTTGATGCACCTCACGATCGCGAACTGCGCTTTCCAGGTTCTTTGGTCACAGCTCATTCTCTTGTAAGTTAG
- a CDS encoding DoxX family protein, with protein sequence MANHIPNSESTTESSTTATVDRGLYATRNHIPLIARILLSALFLVSGINKILNPAATQDYMASAGMPLTGLFLVAAIALELGGGLSVLLGYRARWGAIALIGFTAIATLIFHTNLSDQLQQIMFLKNLAIIGGLLMIVQYGSGTIALLPDRNR encoded by the coding sequence ATGGCAAATCATATTCCCAACTCTGAATCAACCACGGAATCATCTACTACCGCAACAGTCGATCGCGGATTGTATGCCACTCGCAATCATATTCCTCTGATCGCTCGCATTTTGTTATCGGCTCTATTTTTGGTGTCAGGGATCAATAAAATTTTGAATCCGGCAGCCACTCAGGATTATATGGCTTCTGCTGGAATGCCGCTGACAGGACTGTTTTTAGTGGCAGCGATCGCCCTTGAACTGGGTGGTGGATTGTCTGTTTTATTGGGGTATCGAGCACGCTGGGGTGCGATCGCCCTGATTGGGTTTACTGCAATTGCAACACTCATTTTCCACACAAACTTGAGTGATCAGCTTCAACAAATTATGTTTCTCAAAAACCTGGCGATTATCGGCGGATTGCTCATGATTGTTCAATATGGCTCTGGTACGATTGCACTTTTACCAGATCGCAATCGTTAA
- a CDS encoding HlyD family secretion protein has product MQNPKLNELTAPPIRIPWQRLVIGSAFLSLGVTAILIGASSISYRLTHLVVDGGVMNGRIVRLRSPIDGNIGDFYARPGVPVESGQVLARVNIDHTTEQSLLQLESDLQAKKNQLQAVSEVKSFLENQLGSLSARHESVWTVETALTSSNASQQQAVLDGAIAQAATARTTYQRYQQLLNEGAVSAQQVDELRAAWESAEAEVRRAQEVVEASKEEVGASRSRTIMSQYPSLSNTFTQDISQLKEQIQSYSAQMATLRTEVLSAEQRLKQARSLYSDRQDLEIAAPMTGVVYRTEQEGNEQVNRSEPILTLLDCSDLWIEVVMSAKDASQINTQRPVSVELAGYSDPMVGEVDLMQPISGVNLNEEQNRRTQVQALVPVIPPHLLAQPLTRVTVRVPPPTNYEQSQQFCGVGQGARLTFSKQSAFNF; this is encoded by the coding sequence ATGCAAAACCCAAAGTTAAATGAGCTAACCGCTCCACCGATTCGTATTCCCTGGCAACGTCTCGTGATTGGTTCAGCCTTCCTCAGTTTGGGGGTGACTGCCATTTTGATTGGGGCTAGTTCTATCAGTTATCGTCTAACGCATCTGGTCGTTGATGGTGGAGTGATGAATGGGCGAATTGTCCGCCTGCGATCGCCCATAGATGGCAATATTGGTGACTTCTACGCTCGTCCGGGTGTGCCTGTTGAATCGGGGCAAGTGCTCGCCCGAGTCAACATTGATCACACAACGGAGCAGTCGTTGCTGCAATTGGAAAGCGACCTGCAAGCCAAGAAGAACCAACTGCAAGCCGTCTCTGAAGTGAAGTCATTTTTAGAGAACCAACTTGGATCTCTGAGTGCGCGACATGAGTCAGTGTGGACGGTTGAGACGGCATTAACTTCCAGCAATGCGTCTCAGCAGCAAGCCGTGTTAGATGGAGCGATCGCCCAGGCGGCTACGGCTCGCACCACGTATCAGCGATATCAGCAATTGCTGAACGAGGGGGCGGTTTCAGCGCAGCAGGTCGATGAATTGCGGGCAGCCTGGGAGTCCGCCGAGGCAGAAGTGCGTCGTGCTCAAGAGGTTGTGGAAGCGTCAAAAGAAGAGGTTGGTGCGTCGCGATCGCGCACAATTATGAGCCAATATCCCTCGTTAAGTAACACCTTTACGCAAGACATTTCACAACTCAAGGAGCAGATTCAGAGCTATTCTGCTCAAATGGCAACGCTGAGAACCGAGGTTTTGAGTGCCGAACAACGTCTAAAGCAAGCCCGCTCACTCTATAGCGATCGCCAGGATTTAGAGATTGCGGCTCCGATGACGGGTGTGGTTTATCGTACAGAGCAAGAGGGCAACGAGCAGGTCAATCGCTCAGAGCCAATTCTGACTTTGTTGGATTGCTCCGATTTGTGGATTGAAGTGGTGATGAGTGCTAAAGACGCTAGCCAGATCAACACACAAAGACCTGTTTCGGTTGAGTTGGCGGGCTACTCAGATCCAATGGTAGGTGAGGTTGATTTGATGCAACCGATTAGCGGAGTCAATCTCAATGAAGAGCAAAACCGTCGCACCCAGGTACAAGCTCTGGTGCCTGTGATCCCCCCACATCTGCTGGCACAACCACTTACACGAGTGACAGTACGGGTTCCACCTCCAACGAACTACGAACAGTCACAACAATTTTGTGGCGTTGGGCAAGGCGCACGGCTCACCTTCAGCAAGCAGTCTGCCTTCAACTTTTGA
- a CDS encoding phosphomannose isomerase type II C-terminal cupin domain gives MSQVQAKVAVVPVTAHALPPVLEGVAATEIRPWGSFTVLEEGRGYKIKRIEVKPGQRLSLQMHHHRSEHWIVVSGTARVYCGDSVALLSANQSTYVPACTHHRLENPGILPLVLIEVQNGEYLGEDDIVRLQDDYARVPVK, from the coding sequence ATGTCTCAAGTCCAAGCTAAGGTAGCCGTTGTACCCGTAACAGCACACGCTCTGCCCCCTGTGTTAGAAGGCGTTGCAGCAACCGAAATTCGTCCCTGGGGGTCGTTCACAGTTTTAGAAGAGGGACGGGGTTACAAGATCAAACGCATTGAAGTCAAACCAGGACAACGTCTCAGTTTACAAATGCATCACCACCGGAGTGAGCATTGGATCGTCGTCTCCGGAACGGCGAGAGTTTACTGCGGTGATTCGGTCGCATTGCTCTCTGCAAATCAATCGACCTATGTACCTGCCTGCACGCATCATCGCTTAGAGAACCCCGGAATTTTGCCGTTGGTGTTGATTGAAGTGCAGAACGGAGAGTACTTGGGAGAGGACGACATCGTGCGGTTGCAGGATGATTACGCCCGTGTACCTGTCAAGTAA
- a CDS encoding ABC transporter permease, translating into MDDLTGFLKLALITATPIALGAYAGIMSERAGVVNIAIEGMMLTGAMVAQLVAMYLYEPLQAALGDAAVLASLCLGVLAGVGSGALLGGLHGITSIRFKADQIISGTVINLLAWGVTGWVYQRWMTASGGAPTSPGTFPRIPIPFLSQIPVVGELLFNHQPLVYVMLLLTGVIYYVLFYTPWGLRTRAVGEHPRAADTVGINVSRVRYLSTLIGGAIAGLAGVWLSLEQVGTFTLRMSAGRGFIALAAMIFGRWTPLGAFGASLLFGLGTAIQIRAASLTSTSSALALIPTQLYQAIPYLLTIIVLAGFGGKATPPAASGQPYEAHSK; encoded by the coding sequence ATGGATGACCTGACTGGATTTCTTAAACTTGCCCTGATTACCGCTACCCCGATCGCGCTTGGTGCCTATGCGGGCATTATGTCCGAACGGGCAGGGGTGGTTAACATCGCGATCGAGGGCATGATGCTCACGGGGGCGATGGTTGCCCAGTTAGTCGCCATGTATCTCTATGAACCGCTACAAGCAGCGTTGGGTGATGCTGCTGTTTTAGCGAGTTTGTGTTTAGGAGTCCTGGCGGGAGTCGGGTCGGGCGCACTCTTGGGAGGGTTGCACGGGATCACCTCAATCCGATTTAAGGCAGACCAAATCATCAGTGGTACGGTCATCAACCTGCTGGCATGGGGAGTGACAGGGTGGGTTTACCAACGCTGGATGACTGCATCCGGTGGAGCACCAACCTCACCGGGAACGTTTCCTCGCATTCCCATTCCATTCCTCAGCCAAATCCCAGTTGTAGGAGAATTATTGTTTAATCACCAACCGCTCGTATACGTGATGCTGCTGTTGACTGGGGTGATTTACTACGTGCTATTCTACACTCCCTGGGGATTGAGAACTCGCGCCGTGGGAGAGCACCCCCGTGCGGCTGATACCGTTGGTATCAATGTCTCGCGAGTGCGGTATCTCAGCACCCTTATAGGAGGGGCGATCGCCGGATTAGCAGGAGTTTGGCTTAGTCTTGAGCAAGTCGGTACATTTACACTACGGATGAGCGCAGGACGAGGGTTTATTGCTCTTGCCGCCATGATCTTTGGTCGTTGGACTCCGCTCGGTGCTTTTGGTGCATCACTATTATTTGGCTTAGGAACAGCTATTCAAATTCGGGCTGCTAGCTTGACTTCAACGTCCTCTGCCCTAGCACTCATCCCGACCCAACTCTATCAAGCTATTCCCTATCTACTAACTATTATTGTTTTGGCAGGATTCGGGGGTAAAGCGACCCCTCCAGCCGCGAGTGGGCAACCCTATGAGGCACACAGCAAGTAG
- a CDS encoding sensor histidine kinase translates to MDSPSCQTSRSILIADDNPANLQVLSDLLEQSGFKVFVAKNGSSAFEKAILIKPDIILLDIRMPGIDGFKTCERLKNDFRTKEIPIIFLSALDQITDKITAFKVGGADYITKPFQKEEVLARIQHQLSIQLANSEIRTLNSKLQEQLQNQAAYLETIRLALAEKDILLQEVHHRVKNNLQVVSSILKLQAARITDPVALSAFQASQARIDTIAMIHHLLYGTKSFAQVDFKLFLSQLCNALLEVYDKTDSVSVCINADNFFLGIDKAIPCSLIINELLTNALKYAFKDRAQGKIVVSLSKSDTGECRLLIEDDGIGFSEENYNMANPTTLGLKLVKILTRQLQGQLKFEGSPQTRFLITFNAHNDRSSA, encoded by the coding sequence ATGGATAGCCCAAGTTGTCAAACTTCTCGATCAATTCTTATAGCTGATGACAATCCTGCCAATCTTCAGGTCTTAAGTGATCTACTTGAGCAGTCAGGGTTTAAGGTGTTTGTTGCCAAAAATGGAAGTAGTGCGTTTGAGAAAGCCATTTTAATCAAACCAGACATCATTTTATTAGATATTCGGATGCCTGGAATTGATGGATTTAAAACCTGTGAACGATTAAAAAACGACTTTCGGACTAAAGAGATACCAATCATTTTTTTAAGTGCTTTAGACCAAATCACCGATAAGATTACTGCGTTTAAAGTAGGCGGCGCAGATTACATCACTAAACCGTTTCAAAAAGAGGAAGTATTAGCCCGAATTCAGCATCAATTAAGCATTCAATTAGCTAATTCGGAAATAAGGACACTAAACAGCAAATTACAAGAACAACTTCAAAACCAAGCGGCTTATTTAGAGACAATTCGGTTAGCCCTTGCTGAAAAAGACATCCTTTTACAGGAAGTTCATCACCGCGTCAAAAACAATCTACAGGTCGTCTCCAGTATTCTCAAACTTCAGGCAGCACGGATCACTGACCCAGTAGCTCTCAGTGCTTTTCAGGCGAGTCAGGCTCGCATTGACACGATCGCAATGATTCATCATTTGCTATACGGTACAAAAAGTTTTGCTCAAGTTGACTTTAAATTGTTCCTTTCACAGCTTTGCAACGCACTATTAGAGGTATACGACAAAACGGATAGTGTCTCAGTGTGTATCAATGCTGATAATTTCTTCTTAGGGATTGATAAAGCAATTCCCTGTTCTTTAATCATCAATGAACTACTGACCAACGCTTTGAAATATGCGTTTAAAGATCGGGCGCAGGGCAAAATTGTAGTTTCATTGTCTAAATCTGACACAGGGGAATGTCGTTTACTGATTGAGGATGATGGAATTGGGTTTTCAGAAGAGAATTATAATATGGCTAATCCCACAACGCTGGGGTTAAAGCTGGTCAAAATCCTAACCCGACAACTTCAGGGGCAGCTTAAATTTGAGGGATCTCCTCAAACTCGATTTTTGATTACGTTTAACGCCCATAATGACCGTAGCTCCGCATAG
- a CDS encoding dioxygenase family protein, with product MTTLPAIFISHGSPDLLLQSVPAVDFLKQLGTQFSKPNAILVVSAHWLTQNPTVSCAPEVPTIHDFGGFSPVLYQMKYGAPGAPALAKQVATVLSDVGFDVATDVNRGLDHGAWEPLMLMYPNATIPVTQLSIQPRMGTRHHLSLGRALAQLREEGVLILASGAATHNLRMFGAYDLNDAPPDWVTGFDRWLAEAIAHNDTEALLNYRQEAPYAIQNHPTDEHLLPLFVALGAGGETPQRTQLHSSFTYGVFSMAAYAFA from the coding sequence ATGACTACTCTTCCCGCAATTTTTATCTCTCACGGCTCTCCAGATCTGTTGTTGCAGTCGGTTCCTGCGGTCGATTTTTTGAAACAACTGGGCACTCAGTTCAGTAAACCTAATGCCATTCTGGTCGTGTCTGCTCACTGGTTAACTCAAAACCCAACGGTGAGTTGTGCCCCAGAAGTCCCTACTATTCATGACTTTGGTGGTTTTTCCCCCGTGTTGTATCAGATGAAGTATGGTGCTCCGGGCGCGCCCGCACTGGCGAAACAAGTAGCCACTGTGTTGTCAGACGTAGGATTTGATGTTGCAACCGATGTCAATCGAGGACTTGACCACGGAGCCTGGGAACCTTTGATGCTGATGTATCCCAATGCGACGATCCCCGTAACCCAACTCTCAATCCAACCCCGTATGGGAACCAGGCATCACCTTTCGCTAGGACGTGCTCTGGCTCAGTTACGTGAGGAGGGAGTGTTGATCCTGGCAAGTGGTGCTGCCACTCACAACTTACGGATGTTTGGAGCCTATGATCTCAATGATGCTCCGCCAGACTGGGTCACAGGGTTTGATCGCTGGTTAGCGGAGGCGATCGCTCACAACGACACCGAGGCTTTGTTGAACTATCGTCAAGAAGCTCCTTATGCGATTCAAAATCATCCTACCGATGAACACCTATTGCCTTTATTTGTAGCATTGGGTGCAGGGGGCGAAACCCCACAACGCACGCAATTACACTCCAGTTTTACCTATGGAGTTTTTAGCATGGCTGCTTATGCCTTTGCGTAA
- a CDS encoding glycosyltransferase — protein sequence MTQAAVSNLWQKIIQNLNQICVLMIAAFGLIGLYSLRDPAKLAVLGWSGLVGLGVIGIWRWLWFGLHLLRSWIYQNIVFVRWRRRANAIPIEDLPPVCLLVPTYKEKPWITKRVFRAIAEEAKAFPQPIILVTVSSGPEEDADIVRALQLADPELSSVRIYHVTDPGQGKRKALAEGLRELARLNIPEDAIVALMDGDSVITPGTLRRCLPFFVMFPKLGALTTDEVPVVSGSYVFSEWFHLRFSQRHYQMCSISLSKKVLCLTGRFSLYRSEAALHPNFAEQLENDMLNDWLWGQFKFLSGDDKTTWYWLLRHRKYDLLYIPDVVVYSIETVSGSLFNRMYQNMRRWFGNMLRNGNRALALGPQRTGLFVWLCLLDQRLSMWTCLVSPCLLLVALFTGKWYIVGVLLSWLLLSRSITLTLIFWNRESTLKPVHLPLLLISQWSSAMIKIWTLMNLAQQRWFNRGDRKLSADGNSRAVKIAQGVSKFILFAQIFSFGVLLFWVLGMLSPVKDVIALWNNSRHQAPIVLNVNASEYGVIAGDDKDDAAALQALVDGLSQEQGKVRINLPIGELLLSQPIFIHRSQVSIVGQGVDRTVFNVAFDAITQTEAKAVMTITPSAENATSPLENVHLQGFSLRPQFPISGSIPDSILLNQVTQSSLRHLRLEPSDGHSIVLQNTKNVVVEYVALEQSSTSEEVVLIDAIDTDLRGSIAPSKPSNVISSNTSNRMAKP from the coding sequence ATGACTCAAGCCGCTGTCTCAAACCTCTGGCAAAAAATCATCCAAAATCTCAATCAGATCTGTGTTTTGATGATTGCAGCTTTTGGTTTGATTGGTCTGTACTCGCTACGTGATCCTGCAAAACTAGCTGTTTTAGGCTGGTCAGGGTTGGTTGGGTTAGGTGTAATTGGTATCTGGCGATGGTTGTGGTTTGGGCTGCATCTGTTGCGATCGTGGATTTATCAAAATATTGTGTTTGTGCGTTGGCGTAGACGGGCGAATGCTATTCCTATCGAGGATTTGCCGCCTGTGTGCTTGCTGGTGCCAACCTACAAGGAGAAACCCTGGATTACCAAACGGGTGTTTCGAGCGATCGCCGAAGAGGCAAAAGCTTTTCCTCAACCGATCATTCTTGTAACGGTCAGTAGTGGACCCGAAGAAGATGCAGACATCGTTCGGGCGTTGCAATTGGCTGACCCAGAGTTGTCATCTGTGCGGATTTATCACGTTACCGATCCGGGGCAGGGTAAGCGCAAAGCTCTAGCAGAAGGATTGAGAGAGCTTGCCCGTCTCAACATTCCAGAAGATGCGATCGTTGCGTTAATGGACGGTGATTCGGTGATCACTCCTGGGACATTGCGCCGCTGTCTTCCGTTCTTTGTGATGTTTCCCAAGCTGGGCGCACTCACCACCGATGAAGTCCCTGTTGTGTCGGGTTCCTACGTTTTCTCAGAGTGGTTCCATTTGCGGTTTTCTCAACGACACTATCAAATGTGTTCCATCTCGCTATCCAAAAAGGTGTTGTGCTTAACGGGACGGTTCTCGTTGTATCGCAGTGAGGCTGCATTGCACCCAAACTTTGCAGAACAGCTTGAGAATGACATGCTTAACGACTGGCTGTGGGGTCAGTTTAAGTTTCTCTCAGGAGATGACAAAACCACCTGGTATTGGCTTTTAAGACACCGCAAGTACGACCTGCTCTACATTCCAGATGTGGTGGTCTATTCGATTGAAACTGTTTCAGGGTCGCTGTTCAACCGCATGTATCAGAACATGCGCCGCTGGTTTGGTAACATGCTGCGAAACGGTAACCGGGCACTGGCACTGGGACCACAACGAACCGGGTTGTTTGTCTGGTTATGTCTGCTCGATCAACGCCTCAGCATGTGGACGTGTTTAGTCTCACCTTGCTTACTGCTCGTGGCTCTGTTTACAGGGAAGTGGTACATCGTTGGGGTGCTTTTGTCCTGGTTGTTGCTCAGCCGCTCGATTACATTAACGCTAATCTTCTGGAATCGTGAATCCACTCTCAAACCTGTTCACCTGCCGCTGTTGCTTATCTCACAGTGGTCGTCTGCGATGATCAAAATCTGGACCCTAATGAACCTGGCACAACAACGCTGGTTTAACCGGGGCGATCGCAAACTGTCTGCGGACGGCAACTCTCGTGCAGTCAAGATTGCTCAGGGAGTTTCAAAGTTCATTCTGTTCGCTCAAATCTTTAGCTTTGGGGTGTTGTTGTTTTGGGTATTAGGGATGCTTAGCCCCGTTAAAGATGTGATTGCCCTCTGGAATAACAGCCGTCATCAAGCACCCATAGTTCTAAATGTGAATGCGAGCGAATACGGGGTCATTGCTGGCGATGACAAAGATGATGCCGCTGCGTTGCAGGCGTTAGTGGATGGACTATCTCAGGAGCAGGGCAAAGTCAGAATCAATTTGCCGATTGGAGAGTTGTTACTGTCTCAGCCTATTTTCATTCATCGTAGCCAAGTCTCGATTGTTGGGCAGGGGGTCGATCGCACCGTCTTCAATGTGGCGTTTGATGCGATAACTCAGACAGAAGCAAAGGCAGTTATGACAATTACGCCTAGTGCAGAAAATGCCACTTCACCGCTTGAGAACGTTCATTTACAAGGATTTTCACTACGTCCTCAATTTCCGATTAGTGGCTCTATTCCCGACAGTATTTTGCTCAATCAAGTCACCCAATCCTCATTGCGACATCTGCGATTAGAACCCAGCGATGGTCACAGTATCGTGTTGCAAAACACTAAAAATGTTGTTGTGGAATATGTGGCATTAGAGCAAAGTTCCACCAGTGAGGAAGTAGTGTTAATTGATGCGATCGACACCGATTTGAGAGGGTCTATTGCTCCCAGTAAACCGTCGAATGTGATCTCCAGTAACACGTCTAACCGCATGGCTAAACCTTAG
- a CDS encoding nucleotide sugar dehydrogenase encodes MRVLVWGLGYVGTVVSACLAERGHEVIGIEVNPEKVDKFNQGYSPIKEPDLDELIRQGLDNGNLKAVTNGTDYVSWADMSLICVGTPSAPDGSPVLNYIYSVAREIGRGMKNSDRYHVVVMRSTVFSGITRNQVLPILEEYSGKKVGTDFGLAMNPEFLRETTAVKDFYEPPLTVIGEIDSLSGAAVTALYEGIDAPIYRIALEDAEVLKVVNNAFHALKVGFANEIGRLCDSIGVDSHIIMQLLCADTKLNISPKYLKPGFAFGGSCLPKDLRSLVFNAYRLGEKLPILESILPSNQLHIDTARLKVHDLGARSVAILGLSFKAGTDDLRESPVINLIHQLWQDGIKVVVHDADIDLDTMLGSNREYLERQLPQIRQVFCSDLQETLAQTDAVVLTQHRPEFAAALEALEGEKPVLDLMTWETYPVRKAETVPAAVEAVPAPIA; translated from the coding sequence ATGCGCGTATTAGTATGGGGATTGGGTTATGTCGGAACGGTTGTATCAGCATGTTTAGCTGAGCGTGGTCACGAAGTGATTGGAATTGAGGTCAATCCTGAGAAAGTTGATAAGTTTAACCAGGGCTATAGCCCCATCAAAGAGCCAGACCTGGATGAACTGATTCGTCAGGGGTTAGACAATGGCAACCTCAAGGCAGTCACTAATGGCACCGATTACGTCTCTTGGGCAGACATGTCTCTGATCTGTGTTGGCACCCCTAGTGCTCCCGATGGCAGCCCTGTTCTCAACTACATTTACAGCGTGGCGCGTGAGATTGGGCGTGGTATGAAGAACAGCGATCGCTATCACGTTGTTGTGATGCGGAGCACAGTTTTCTCTGGCATTACACGCAATCAGGTATTGCCCATTCTGGAAGAGTACTCTGGCAAAAAGGTGGGTACTGACTTTGGCCTGGCAATGAACCCTGAGTTCCTGCGCGAAACCACCGCTGTTAAAGACTTCTACGAGCCACCTTTGACCGTCATTGGTGAAATTGATAGCCTTTCTGGTGCTGCTGTAACGGCTCTCTACGAAGGGATTGACGCTCCCATCTATCGCATTGCGTTAGAAGACGCAGAAGTGTTGAAGGTTGTGAATAACGCCTTCCACGCACTCAAAGTTGGATTTGCTAACGAGATCGGTCGTCTCTGTGACTCAATCGGAGTGGATAGCCACATCATCATGCAGTTGTTGTGTGCAGATACCAAGCTCAACATTTCACCCAAATATCTCAAACCGGGCTTTGCCTTTGGTGGCTCTTGCTTGCCTAAAGATTTGCGATCGCTGGTCTTCAACGCTTACCGATTGGGTGAAAAGCTTCCTATTCTGGAGTCCATCCTGCCTAGCAACCAACTCCACATCGACACGGCTCGCCTCAAAGTCCATGACCTGGGAGCACGCAGTGTTGCGATTCTGGGTCTGAGCTTTAAGGCAGGTACCGACGACCTGCGGGAAAGCCCAGTCATTAACCTGATCCACCAACTCTGGCAAGATGGCATCAAAGTTGTCGTGCATGATGCTGACATCGATCTCGACACCATGTTGGGCAGCAACCGGGAATACCTGGAACGCCAGTTGCCTCAAATTCGCCAGGTCTTCTGCTCTGATTTGCAAGAAACATTGGCACAGACCGATGCTGTTGTGTTGACACAACACCGTCCCGAATTTGCCGCTGCACTGGAAGCCTTAGAGGGTGAAAAGCCCGTTTTAGACCTGATGACCTGGGAAACATATCCAGTTCGCAAGGCGGAAACCGTCCCTGCTGCTGTAGAGGCTGTTCCTGCTCCAATCGCTTAA